TTGAATATCTGTAAGGGGTCGCTTTATTTACCGTTGCAGAAATAGTCGTGCCCCCAATAGGTATTATTTTAAATTTCACATCTTGTATACTTGGTGTTGAAATATATATATAATGATCTTGAGGCGCTACAGTGGGGTTGCTAGTTAAAGGCGGTATGTAATGAGTTTTACTAAACTGCCCCAAACAGCTTAATGAAAATAAGAGTATGAATACTAATGGAATTTTTTTCATTTGCTAAAAATAATAAAAATACCTTATCTTTTTAAACTAAAATGACCATTAACTATTTGATTTTCATTTAGGATTAAACGAAACCAGTAATCATCGGCAGGTAGGAGATACCCATTCAAAGTACCATTCCAGCCATTTGATAGCGAATTCAATTGTTTGAGCAATTTACCATAGCGGTCGTAAATGTATATAACTGCAGTTGGATAATTATCTAAGTCAGTGATTTTCCAAACATCATTAACACCATCTCCATTGGGTGTAAAAAAACTTGGGTAATCTAAAATGGTAAAGGGGTAGGTGGCATACGCACAAGTAGCTGCATTTCGGATGTAAGCAATATAATTTCCTTTAGGAACTCTTGTAAATAGTGCGCTATTTTGGTAGTGAATCCCATCAATAGAATATTCATAGTTGGCCGAAGTTGTAGGTGTAATTAATTCTATGGAATTATCACTTCCAGTAAACTCTTTAATGATAGGGGTAGGTAAACTATTTAAGTTTTGTGTACTTGCTATTGTTTTTAAAGTGATTGAAGCAGTTTCTGAACAATTTATTTTCGGATTGTATCCTTTAACATAAACAATTTGATCTCCCGAATTTGTTTTTTCAAAGGCTTTAGGATTAGTAATTTCAATAGTTAGAACACTATCTTCATAATATTTTGAAATAGTAGTGTCTGGGTTATTATTGGCTATTATTGTATTCAAAGATGTCAAATCAAAAAATGCAGATCCTGAACCATTATCGTCACATTTGGCAAGTTGTACATCTTTAAGGTTCATACCAATTGAATATTCAATTTTGATTTGTCCAACAAAATTACAGCCATTTGAATCGGTTACCTCTACTTTGTATGTTCCTGCTTGGTTTACAATTAGGGAAGAATTTGTTTCTCCAGGTATTTGGTTGGTAGCGCCATCTTTATACCATTTAAATGTGTTTCCCGAATTTGATATTTTCGTTTGAATCTCAAAAGTTTCTCCATTACATATGGAGGATTTATCAGCGACTAATCGGTCTTTGCCTAAATCAATTGTCGAAGTAAAACTTCCTGCTTCTATAAAAAGAGCAGAGAATTGTGCCCGACTTCTATCTTCTGCTATTACAAATTTGATTTGGTATCGATGTCCTATTTCTAATTTACTTTGGGCATTCAGCACTTTAGTTTGGCCAGCATAATTGATGGGGCTGGAATTCGTTAAATCAGTATTATATTGCCCAAAATAATTTTCATTTTTCGCATCACATTTTGATAAGGTTGGATCTGATGACGAAATTGCAGGATGAATGTTTTTGGAAGAAACTGCTGTGCCATCAGCCAAAGTAGCAATATTCACGTAATTGCTATTGGCAGTAATATCTTTAATTAAAATAGCCAATCCATCGGAGTAATTGCATGGGTAATCACGAATGTATTCATTGGAAGCAAAAAGGTAATTAAAACTCAAAAAGTTTGTGAGTGATTCAAACTCAAAAGTTAGAGTTGTTGCATTTAAGGAATTGATTCCAAGAATTGTATCCATATTAGCATCACCATTCCAACTAGCTACACTACCACTGAAACTAGGATTGTAAGGGCCTTTTGAATTGTCACTTTCCCAGGTGCTTAATACGATTCCGGCAGTAAAAGGGAAAGTACTTCCGTTTTTGCTAAATGTTGCGAAGCTCTTATTTATTGTAGCGCCGGTAGCCGTTGCAGGAAATACTTTTAAACATGAATTGTTGTTGGTTAGTATTTGAACCAATTCATCGGCTGTTTTTGTAGCATCGATGCTAATTGATTGTGCTGTAATCGCAAAAGGGAAACAACAAATGAATAGCGCAAAAAGTATGTTTTTTATCCAACTCATAACTAAACAAATATACTATAAAACTCTTTTTGAAGTTAGTAACGGAAAAGGAAACCTAAAATTATTTTCCTCTATATTTTTAATTAAATTTGTTGGAAATACTATCCCAATGAGTGAAGAAACCTTAATGATTTTCAAAAAGCCGTCGTATCCAATAAATGCTGCCTTGTTGGATTACTTAGAACGATTTGATCGAATTTCTAAATTCCCAATTGCTTACGATGATTTACTGCGTTTTTCTGGGTCTATCAATGTCTACGACAAGGAAGATAAAGATACTTTATGGGTTCGAGTGTATTATAATGAATTCGAACGCGAAGAAATTGATTTGACCTTAAAAAAAATCTATTCATTACTGCATTCTGATGGTAATTTGGAGATTATTAAATTTTTGAATGTCGACTCGATTGACTACTGTACTTTTGGCAATTCAAAACCGTTCCGAATTAAAGTTAGAAACGTACTTAATGACAACTATACTCATTTTTATGTAAAGAAAGCCGACGCTTCTAGGGTGTATGGTCTAGAATTAGAGCATATTTTATCGCCTGATAAAATCAACTTTCTAGTGCATCAAGATACTTTGATTGAGGAGCATATTATGGGTATTGCAGGGGATGTTTTTATCAATAATCATCTTAAGAATTGTACTGAAACAGAAAAATCTCAGATCGCCAAAGAGTTTGTGAAGTTTAATGAACGTTCAATGATTCGGTTATTAGGTGATATGCGAGCATATAATTATGTGGTGATTCCAATTCACGATTTTGATCAAGTAGTGTATCGTATTCGCGCTATTGACTTTGATCAACAATGTTATGAAGGTAATTTTAAAGTATACCGACCTCAGTTTTTTAAAGAAAACTATCCGATGGTGAAATTGGTAAAAGACAAATTACAAGAAAGTTCAATTAATCAATATAAAAATGAAGAACGTTCTGTTTTGGCTAAACGAATTCACTCGGCAGAAAATAGAATTAAACGTTTACTAAAAATTATGGGTGAAGATACATTGTCAACACCGGATCATTTGGAACAGTTAAAATTAGAATTGTACCGGTATACCAACGATTTGAATTTCAAGAAAGCCAAAACAATGGGAAATATTATGAATGCTTCGTTTCAGTATATTACCCGAAATTTCAAAAATGTAAATCCATTTAAATCATAAAGCATAAAAAAATCCCCGATGAATATTCACCGGGGATTTTTTTAGTTTTTCTCTTCTTTATTGAAGTAGACTAAGTAATAATACATTTGCTTTTCTTCGTCCCAACCTTTTTCTACAAATTTCTCAGCACTTTCAGGGTTGATGAAATCCATTTTAATTTGGATATGTGTATCTAAATTGATTACATTTTTAATGGACTTTCTGGCGTCTGAAACGGCACCGTTGGCAATAGGAAAAGTGGTAATATCTTCAATGCTGTATTTGTCTCCCTTGTCTACTTTGTAGTTTTTAAATTCCGGAATCAAATCGGGATTATCCAATACTTCGTTCAAGAAATTAGTTTCCTCAAACTGGTCGTTTTTGGCAAAATAATTCACTGAACGATTCATGAACATGACTTCTTCTTTTTTGTCTTCGGCAGGAAAAACCACATCTTTGGCAAAGCCTTGACAAAATTTCAAATACTTTTTAGTAATGTAATTTTCATCTTCAAAAGCATCTACCGCTAAGAAATGTTCTAACCAATAACGCGCATCGTAACGGTTGCTATCTACAGTTAGGATTTTGTATCCTTCTTCTTTTTTATAATTGAAAATCAAACAACCTTTGTCCAATTTATTCAAACTTACTCCATGTTGCAATATCATTTCAAGATGAGTGTCTTTCTCTTCAAATTGCAAAAAATCAGCTTGAATTTCGCTTTTGAAAATTCCAATCGCATCTACTACATTATTGTCAATCGCCAGATTGGTTAAATAGGTAACATATACTTCGCCATTTTTGATATGCGGGTGATTGGATTGTTCATATAAATGTTTGGTGATTTGCTTTGAAACCTCGTGAACAGTTGACGGATTGTCAAATATCTGGGAAGCGAATTTGTACATTTCATTGTAATCCAAATCTACTTCGTGCGCAAACTGAAAATAGTTTTCTTCTTTTTCTCGGAAAGGTTTGAAGAAAAATTCTTTGATCAAAGGAACAATTTCATCGTTTAAATTGAAAGGTTGCTCAGATAAAAAGATAGCTTCGTTACGGCTTTTATTTCCCACACGGTGAATAGAAAGTGAATCTATGTGGGTATTGAATAAGTTGATCATTGTATTTTAATGTTTTAGAGTGTATCAGTGTAATAGTCTATAAGGTTGTGGGTTTTAAACGTATAAACCATTTGCCATTTCCCCCTTTTTTTAATTCCAATTTTCTTCGTAGCCAAAATCTTCAAAGCTGTCGTCACCTTCAAACATGTCTAGATCGTCTTCGTCTAAATCATCTTCAAATTCGCCATAAATATCATCATGCATATCGGCTTCAAAGTTTTTTTCAATCGCTTCGTCTGGCATTTCACCATGAGAGAAAAGAGTTTCAGGATACAAAGCGCCAGCTTGTGGTTCTTCAACCGCAGCCAATTCCACCAAGAAAGTCCACATATTGATAAAATCATATACGTATATAATTTTAGTGTTTTCTTTATCCAATAAATCAGACAATTTATAATCGCTCATGATGGTTTGTTCACCAGGAACATCGCCTGCGTCAAACATTGGAATTTCATCTTCCTGATTCCAAGTATCATCGCATGTATAAAATGAAGCTACTTCCATTCCGTCAAAACCAAATGAATTGAAGATAGCGTTGTGTAAATCTTCTAAAGTGTCCTCTGCAAGGATAGCAATATCTCTGAAAATATCTTCTTCTGCATCTAGAATTACTCTGAATTTATAAACCATAATCGTTATTTTTATAGAAAGTTCAAAGGTAAATTATTAATTAGGACACGAGCAAAATAAATCTAATTTATTTTGAGAATTGCCAAATTTCTATTGAGTAAGTTTGTTCTTTCTACAATTCATCCTGATTTTTTGACAATTCGGTTTTTCTTATTTTTATACTCGGATTCTTTAAAGCACTTTTGTCTTGTTAAAAAATTAAAGAAACCATATGATCCGAATAGTCATTTTTATAACCTTAAGTTTGATTGCTGTTTTTAAACAACTTATTACATTAATCTAAAAAGTATGATTGATAAATTAATTAAAGAATTTCCAAGGGCACTCGTAATTTCAACTTTTGTTTTTATCATCCTGCTTTTATTAAAAATAGTTACTGGTGTAGCAATTCAAATCAATAGTAGTTTGGTTGTGTTTTATTTGTATACTACTTTGTATAGCTTTAGTTTGTATTATGCCAATGCTTTCTTATTTATAATCTTAGATGAGCAATTTGTCCACAATCGTTTTTCTGCTCAACGTATTGGTTTTGGATTGCTGTTTTCGTTTCTAATGTCATCTGTAATCATATTTTTACTTCGAATCTTTGAAGATGTATTAATTGAAGGTGAAAGTTGGAGCAGTTTTATACGTCATGAAAATGGATTTGATTATTTGATTTCAATTGCGATGACGTTTTTTGTTACATTGGTCTTTCATGTATTTTATTTCTACAAATCATTTCAAGAGAATAAAGTCCAAGAGCAAAAAATAATTGCGACTACAGCCAATGCACAATTTGAAAGTTTAAAAAATCAAATTGATCCGCATTTCCTGTTTAATAGTTTAAACGTCTTAAGTTCTTTGATTGAAGAAAATCCTGAAAATGCACAAAAATTCACAACGTCATTATCCAAAATATACCGTTATGTTTTGGAACAAAAAGACAAAGAATTAATTGCAGTTTCTGAAGAATTGGCTTTTGCCAAAATCTACATGCAATTATTAGAAATGCGATTTGAGAATAGCATTTCGTATGAATTGCCCGAAAATTATAGCGAAGATGCAAAAGTGATTCCTTTGTCATTGCAACTGGTTTTGGAAAACTGCATTAAGCACAATATAGTCAGTAGTTCAAAACCTCTTCATATAACTATAAGTATCGAAGAAAATCAATTGGTGGTGGCCAATAATTGGCAAAAGAAAGAAGTTTTGTCAAATGGAAAGGGAGTTGGCTTGCAAAACATTGTGAATCGTTATGCTTTGTTAACCGAGCGAAAAGTCAAAATCACCAATGATGAAAATTCATTTAAAGTTTATTTACCTATATTAACCAAACAACTCACTAAGATGAAAACAACTAATTTTACTCAAGAAGATATGGCGTATGCACGCGCCAAAAAAAGAGTCGAACAATTAAAAGGATTTTACGGAAATCTTACTTCGTATTGTATCGTTATTCCAACTTTAGCAATAATAAATTATTTCACTTTTTGGGGATTTCAATGGTTTTGGTTCCCAATGTTGGGTTGGGGATTGGGCTTGTCTTTTCATGCCTTTGGTATTTTTGGTTATGGAAAATCCTGGGAAGAAAGAAAGATTCAAGAGATTTTAAACAAGGATAAAAACAATAATTGGGAATAATTTTTAAATAAGTCAACAACATGGAAAATTTAAATTCAGATCAAATCCGTTACGAGGAAGCGGTTAAAAAAGTAAAAAAATTAAAAGGGTTTTACACCCATGCGATTGTATATCTCGTGATCAATATTATGTTTGTTATTGTAAACGTTCAAAATTTGGAACCGGGAGAAAGTTATTTTCAATTCAAGAACTTTATAACTACCTTTTTCTGGGGAATAGGTTTGTTGGCTCATGCCATGGGTACATTCATTCCCTATTTTATCCTAGGAAAAGATTGGGAAGAACGCAAAATCAACCAATTAATGGAACAAGAACGCAAGGAAAATAAGTGGGAATAATCTAGTATTGAATTTTTTTAAAATGAAGATAATCATCATCGAAGACGAAAAACCGGCGGCTCGTTTGCTACAACGCAAAATCGAAAAGTTGGGTTATGGTATCACCACTTTATTGCATTCGGTGGAGGAATCGTTGGAATGGTTTCAAAACAACGATCATCCCGATTTGATTTTTTTGGATATCCAATTGTCGGATGGATTGTCGTTTGAAATATTCGAAAAAATCGATATCAAAAGTGCGGTAATTTTTACGACTGCCTATGATGAATATGCATTGCGTGCTTTTAAATTGAACAGTATTGATTATTTACTAAAGCCCATAGATGAAGAGGAATTGGCCACAGCAATTTCAAAATTTGCGAATCAATTCCAAGTGAATAGTGTTTCAAATTTAGATTTTGATGCCATTAAACGAATGTTGGTCAATCCCATTTCAAAAGAATACAGAAAACGATTTTCAGTTAAAATTGGCCAACAAATAAAAGTAATTGATGTAGCGGAAATTGAATGTTTGTACAGTGAAAACAAAGGCACTTATATTCATACCTTAGACAATCGCGATTATTTGATAGACAGTAGTCTGGAAGTAGTAGAAGCTGAAATGGATCCTAAAGATTTTTTCCGAATCAGTAGAAAATACATTGTCCCTTTGCAAGCTGTAAAAGAGATTCATGTACATTCTAATTCCAGATTAAAAATTAGTTTACCAACTTATAAAGCAGATGAGGTAATTGTTGCTAGAGAACGTGTTTCGGACTTTAAAGAATGGTTGGGTTAATTATTTGAAATAGGTTTTACGAATACCAATCAAAATCAAAATTAAAGCCGAATAGATTATAAAAAACGGAACAATCCACTCAATTTGTCCTAAAGGCAAAAGTACTGCAATTATTAATAACTGAAAACCTAAACCATACAAAGATACCAACGTCATGAACCAGTTGGGTAAGGTTTTTACTCGGTAGGCATCGCTGTCCATAGCGTGAATAATTTTGTCAAAACCTCCGTAAACCACCGTATAAATTTTAAATAAAATATCAACTGATTTTTGGGATTCTCCAGGTAATGCTCTTGGTGTTTTGTATTCGAAAACTTTGCTAGTAGTATCTCCTCCAACCGATTTATTTCTCAATATGACATAATAGTAATTGTATAAAGTACCTTGCAATTGAATACAAAAAAACGCTATTAAAGTAAGCCAGAAAGGGGTTTGAGAGATATAGCAGATCGTCATTAAGAACAGAAAATTCAAAATGATATCAAACACACTATCTAAATACCGTCCCGAATAAGAAGGCGTATTTTTTAAACGAGCCAACTCACCATCTGCAGCATCAATTCCTGATTTAAGTACAATAAAAAAACCAGCCCAATTGTAATGGTTATAGCCGATACAATACATAGCTAGTAATCCTGCAATTCCAAATAAAAGGGTGACATGAATAGGAGTAAAGCGCGTATTTTTTAAGCTACTGGCAAGTAATTTTCCAAAAGGTCTTCCATAATCGGATAAATCTAAAAATTTATCTTGAGCGGCTAGTTTGGACATGTATTAGGGTTAAAATGATAGTGTGACACTATAGTCGAGTAATTAATGGGTTATTTTTTTTGAGTTTTCCAATACTAAATAGAATTGCAATCCGAAAATCAGCGTCGCCATTACGATATGAATAGTTTGTGAACCTAAGGGAAAATTAAAATAGTACATTGCTATGCCCGACAGAATTTCTACACCAAGTAAAGCGACAACCCAATTTATTTTTGTGAATCCGAGATTCAATTTTCGGTTTCTCCAAAACAAAAAGATATTGGCACAAACCACTAAAATGGAAAAACTTCGATGGGTATAAAAACCTCCTTTGGGGTTTTGCAACCAAATTTCTTTAGGCAATCCTGCTTCTACAATGCTATCTACTGATTCTCGAACTTGAGTACCAAATAAGATTTGCACTAGGGTAAAACCTAATGCAGCAAACAAAATCCATTTGAATTCATTATCAAGTATCCTAGCTTTTTTCTTTTCCTGAACAGCATAAATCACATATAATTGTACCGCGACAATAAGTAAAGCGGCTAGCATATGAGTTGTGATTTTATATGGATTCAAAACCGAATCTACCACGGTTTTGCCTAACCACGCTTGGAATCCCATTAAGAAACAAATGAATAGATTCAAGAAAACGAATTGCTTCTTTTCTTTCCAAAAACTAAAAGAGAACACTAAGGCAATTAGACAGGCAATCCCGGCTAAGGCACCCACTAATCGATTGAGGTATTCTACCCAAGTGTGGAATGGATTGAAAATAGCGTAATCGTGTTTGGTGTATTTTTCCCAATGTGTCCTTTCAAAATTCGCGGGAGCTACAAAATGGTCTTTGGCTACTAAAAGCGTTTCGTCTTTAATAATTACTTGCCCTTTGGAATATTCTTTTCCAGTGGTGTATAACAATTCTTTTTCTTCTGTTGGCGGAATGTAGTAGCCAAAACATTTTGGCCAATCAGGACAACCCATGCCAGAGCCCGTCATTCTAACTAATGCACCAGCTACGATCACCAAATAAACTAAAATTAAGGCTGTTTTTGCGGAAGGAAGAAACCATTTTTTCATAATTAATGTACTTTTTGTAATCCTAATTTCTCAGCTCTTTTCAATACAAAGTCATAGGCGGCTTGGTATTCGTTAGGAATTTCTCCTTCTAAAATAGCTTCTTTAACAGCTTCTTTCAGCACTCCAATTTCACGAGACGGTTGTAAATTGAAAATCGCCATAATTTCTTCACCAGAAATGGGCGGTTGAAAATTACGAACATGATCACGCGCTTCAACTTCAATTATTTTTTTCCTAACAATGTCAAAGTTATTATGGTATTTTTTGAATTTTGTTGGGTTTTTAGTGGTAATATCAGCTTCGCAAAGCGTCATTAAATTATCGACATCTTCGCCTGCATCAAAAACTAATCTTCGCACTGCCGAATCAGTTACTATATCCTCAGCTAACACAATGGGTCTCGAACTCATCATGACCATCTTTTGAACAAATTTCATTTTTTGGTTCAATGGCATGTGCAAACGCTCAAAGATTTTCTTAACCATTTTTCCTCCTAAAAATTCATGACCATGGAAAGTCCATCCTTGTTTTTTATTGAAACGTTTGGTTGGTGCTTTCCCAATGTCATGCAATAATGCTGACCATCGTAACCATACATCATCGGTATTGGGACAAATATTATCGACTACCTCTAAGGTATGGTAAAAGTTGTTTTTGTGTGTATGACCTTCAATTTCTTCTACTTGATTCAAAGCGGTTAATTCAGGTAAAATAATATCCAAAAGTCCTGTTTTGTATAACAATAAAAAACCAATAGACGGTTTTTCGGTAGCAAGGATTTTGTTTAATTCATCTACAATTCGTTCGCCAGATATGATGGTGATACGCTCTGCATTTTTAGTAATTGAAGCTATAGAATTGGCTTCGATTTCAAAACCCAATTGAGTAGCAAAACGAATAGCACGCATCATTCGTAATGGATCATCTGAATAGGTGATATCTGGATCTAAAGGTGTTTTGATGGTTTTGGTTTCCAAATCCAAAACCCCATTAAATGGATCGACTAAATCGCCAAAATGGTTTGGATTTAGAGATAATGCCAAGGCATTTATCGTAAAATCACGGCGGTTTTGATCGTCTTCTAAAGTGCCGTTTTCAACTACTGGATTCCTACTTTCGAAATGATAGGATTCTTTTCGTGCCCCAACAAATTCAATTTCGGTATCTTCGAAACGAAGCATGGCTGTGCCGTAGTTTTTAAATACTTGTACTTTTGGTTTTTTTGGAAGTAATTCAGATACTTTCAAAGCCAATTCAATGCCGCTTCCAACGGCAACAATATCGATATCTTTTTTAGATTTTCTTCCCAAAAGTAAATCCCTAACAAATCCACCAATAACGTAGCTTTCTACATTAAGTTCAACTGAAGCTTTGGATATCACTTCAAAAATGGTATTCTGTAAGGCTGATTTGTAGTTCATGTATTAATTTGAAAATATTCAAATCGCACTAATTACTTTCTAATCACTTTTACTTGAGCGTCACTCGTAAGCTTTATGATTGTTGATGGCTTTCCTGCAATTTTTTCGTGATGCAAATTTACAACATAGTCTACACCTTTTATAATTTCGGGACTAATTTCTTTAAATGATTTGGGAGTGGGTTGCCCCGATAGATTGGCTGAAGTAGAAACCAAGGGTTTTTTCATGCGCTCCATTAATTTAAAACAAAAGGGTTCTTTTACTAATCGTATCCCTAAAGTTTTATCAGGTGCAATTAAATTAGGCGCCACATTTCTTGGGTTATCAAGCACTAAAGTGGTTGGGTTTTCAGATAAATCTAAAATTTGCCAAGCCACTTCAGGAATATCTTTGAACACATTGTACATCATTTTTTCGCCATTCATAAGGCAAATCATACTTTGTGTTTCGGCTCTTTTTTTGAGTTGGTAAATTTTTGCTACCGCTTCAGGATTAGTAGCATCACAACCAATTCCCCAAACGGTATCAGTTGGGTATAAGATAATCCCTCCATCTTTGATTATTTCAAAGGCTTTAATAACTTCTTGATTGATATCCATTTTTAGTTTATTTTAGTTGATAAGATATCATGATACCTCCTCTGTATGGGAGCCACTCGCCACTTTTATTATATTTTACAGCTCCTTCATAACGCTGGTTGGTGCCAATGATGTATCCTTTGTAAAAACCTTGATGTGAACCTCCACCTAAAAAGCAATCCAAGTGAATTTTGTCATTAATTTTTGCTTTGTACCCAATGGTTGCTCCCATTACATAACCCAATCCTTCCTCGTATTTGTTGGTATTTATATAATTCCATTTTTGAAAATTAAAAAGTGTAGCTCCAATATGTGCACCCACATAAAAGCCATTATTTTTTTCTTTAAAATGATAGCGGTATTCTGGAATGAACAAATAAAATTGTCTTGGATTACCTTTAATTGATTTCCAAAAAGAAGCCGTTACATCAAACTGGAATGTCGATTTTTTGCCGATACTGGTTTCAATACCCACATTTGGAATAGTCAATAGAGTCGTAAATGCATTTACCTTAATAAATGTTTGACTTTGAGACAAGGTGCAGAAAAATAAGAATAATAGAATCTGAATTTTTTTCATTAATTAGTGATTGAGTTGGTATTGGTGATTTTTTTTCTGCTTAACCTCTTGCGAAACCAAAATATGACGTTGTTATTACAATTCAGTACCTTTTGTATTAGCAAAGATTTCGATTTGATTTTGTTGTTTATAAAATGGACCGGAAGGTACTTTACCTTCAACTGATTATGTTCTACATAAACATTTAATAAACGTTCTGACATAAATCCTAAAACTCTTTCTTGGTATGGATTAGTTGAAATTTTTATTT
This sequence is a window from Flavobacterium ammoniigenes. Protein-coding genes within it:
- a CDS encoding L-threonylcarbamoyladenylate synthase, with the translated sequence MDINQEVIKAFEIIKDGGIILYPTDTVWGIGCDATNPEAVAKIYQLKKRAETQSMICLMNGEKMMYNVFKDIPEVAWQILDLSENPTTLVLDNPRNVAPNLIAPDKTLGIRLVKEPFCFKLMERMKKPLVSTSANLSGQPTPKSFKEISPEIIKGVDYVVNLHHEKIAGKPSTIIKLTSDAQVKVIRK
- a CDS encoding DUF3575 domain-containing protein encodes the protein MKKIQILLFLFFCTLSQSQTFIKVNAFTTLLTIPNVGIETSIGKKSTFQFDVTASFWKSIKGNPRQFYLFIPEYRYHFKEKNNGFYVGAHIGATLFNFQKWNYINTNKYEEGLGYVMGATIGYKAKINDKIHLDCFLGGGSHQGFYKGYIIGTNQRYEGAVKYNKSGEWLPYRGGIMISYQLK